The following DNA comes from Streptococcus canis.
CGCTCACGAGCTATGTGCTTATCTTATTGAGAAGGCATTGGGTAGGAAGGTGCGTGATCCAACTAAGGACTTATCCTTCTACAATGAAGAAATGCAAAACTGTGCCGAGGAATATCGCAACTACGTCATGGAGCAAGTTGAGAAAGCTAAAGGCTACTCTCGTGACCCAACAGTTCTGGTTGAGCAACGACTGGACTTCTCTAAATGGGTACCTGAAGGCTTTGGAACAGGCGACTGTCTGATTGTAGCAGACGGACTGCTTCAAGTTATCGACTACAAACACGGACTTGGCGTTTTAGTTGATGCAGACCACAACCCACAGATGATGTGCTACGCTCTTGGAGCTCTGGAGATGTTTGTTGGGCTCTATGATTTTGACAAAGTCACTATGACCATCTTTCAACCACGGAAGAACCACATCTCCACCTTTGAGATAGATAAGGTTGAACTGCTTGATTGGGCGGAAAACGAACTCTCACCCAAAGCTGAACTTGCCTTCAAAGGGGAAGGGGAGATGACCTCCGGTAAACACTGTCAGTTCTGTAAGCTCAAGAATGTCTGTCGCAAACGTGCAGAGGATAACTTGGCACTCGCCAAGATGGAATTTGCGAACCCTGCTACTCTAGACTATGAGGATATTGCAGAGATTTTACCTAAACTGGACTTGCTGGTTTCGTGGGCAAATGATGTCAAAGCCTATGCTTTGAAAGAAGCAACTGAAGGATACAATATTCCAGGCTACAAACTGGTAGAA
Coding sequences within:
- a CDS encoding DUF2800 domain-containing protein; this encodes MTNHAILSASASHRWLNCPPSVRLTEDMPDVTLEFALEGSDAHELCAYLIEKALGRKVRDPTKDLSFYNEEMQNCAEEYRNYVMEQVEKAKGYSRDPTVLVEQRLDFSKWVPEGFGTGDCLIVADGLLQVIDYKHGLGVLVDADHNPQMMCYALGALEMFVGLYDFDKVTMTIFQPRKNHISTFEIDKVELLDWAENELSPKAELAFKGEGEMTSGKHCQFCKLKNVCRKRAEDNLALAKMEFANPATLDYEDIAEILPKLDLLVSWANDVKAYALKEATEGYNIPGYKLVEGRSVRKFSDEVAVSQAVIEAGFDPYEKKLLTITAMTKLLGKKTFNDLLGGLIVKPSGKPTLVPLDDSRQEMNLATNEFKED